From one Mycolicibacterium sp. HK-90 genomic stretch:
- a CDS encoding IclR family transcriptional regulator has translation MLDVIELLASSGDVRMRFSDVVGALDLTQATAHAILKTLCDRGWLIRDPVDKTFGLGPGLAVVAARTDAARPLAHAARIAAQELSQHLGYAASVVERVADELVITAFEGAGPRPTGTPGDRIRYAPPFGVAFAAWDSTAEQRAWIQRAPATGDALTERLAEVLTQTRERGFDVDWTTPDLTRAAQMVGSLPSDGLPEHVRGITDQLLAEFATIGLGPAGDAAGKSQPVATIAAPVFDPQGRVALILAVHPLRPMTTRQVDAAGQRVRRAADRLSQR, from the coding sequence GTGCTCGATGTGATCGAGTTGCTGGCGAGTTCGGGCGATGTGCGGATGCGGTTCTCCGATGTGGTCGGCGCACTCGACCTCACTCAGGCCACCGCGCACGCGATCCTCAAGACCCTGTGCGACCGGGGCTGGCTGATTCGTGACCCGGTCGACAAGACGTTCGGGCTCGGACCGGGACTGGCCGTGGTGGCGGCCCGAACTGATGCGGCGCGACCACTGGCACACGCGGCCCGTATTGCGGCACAAGAACTGTCACAACATCTCGGCTACGCCGCTTCGGTGGTGGAACGGGTCGCTGACGAGCTCGTGATCACCGCCTTCGAGGGTGCGGGGCCGCGGCCGACGGGCACGCCGGGGGACCGGATCCGGTATGCGCCGCCGTTCGGGGTCGCCTTCGCGGCCTGGGACTCGACCGCCGAGCAGCGGGCCTGGATCCAGCGGGCCCCCGCCACAGGTGATGCGCTCACCGAGCGGCTGGCCGAGGTGCTGACCCAGACCCGGGAGCGGGGCTTCGATGTCGACTGGACGACGCCGGATCTGACCCGGGCAGCGCAGATGGTCGGCTCGCTGCCGAGTGACGGGCTGCCCGAGCACGTCCGTGGCATCACCGATCAACTGCTCGCCGAATTCGCCACGATCGGCCTGGGCCCGGCCGGCGATGCGGCAGGCAAGTCGCAGCCGGTGGCCACGATCGCCGCGCCGGTGTTCGACCCTCAGGGCAGGGTCGCGCTGATCCTGGCCGTACACCCGTTGCGTCCCATGACCACTCGACAGGTGGACGCTGCGGGACAGCGGGTCAGGCGGGCCGCCGATCGGCTGAGCCAACGGTGA
- a CDS encoding alcohol dehydrogenase catalytic domain-containing protein, whose product MRAVILREGALTVREMPDPAPGPGELLLRVTSTAICASDVHFMDHPELGLNDPTGRSLYDTAQDVVLGHEFVGEVIGHGPGCTDQFPVGARVTSIPIRLINGGADGAHIIGQHPDSPGSFAELVVVSEAIARGVGPGPSDDAVALTDAFAVGEFYVRSARLEPGEIPIVIGAGAIGLSAVTALARRGIEPIIVSDYHADRRTLACKEFGAHIAVDPAERSPMDLWREVRAERNLWGPAVVFECVGASGLIQKIVEEAEMGTRIYCAGGWYTGDTLDITTATRQGVTLQFGGGPWPQDWYGTLDAIVAGDLDPTPSIGMVVPLDEVPDALDLARRSAGPARIIVHPNGDHA is encoded by the coding sequence ATGCGCGCAGTGATATTGCGGGAAGGTGCACTGACGGTGCGTGAGATGCCCGATCCCGCACCCGGTCCGGGCGAACTTCTCCTGAGGGTGACCAGTACCGCGATCTGCGCATCCGACGTCCATTTCATGGACCATCCCGAACTCGGACTCAACGACCCGACCGGCCGATCGCTCTATGACACCGCACAGGACGTGGTGCTCGGCCACGAGTTCGTCGGCGAGGTCATCGGGCACGGCCCCGGCTGCACCGACCAGTTCCCGGTCGGCGCCAGGGTCACCTCGATCCCCATCCGGCTGATCAACGGCGGCGCCGACGGCGCACACATCATCGGCCAGCACCCCGACTCCCCCGGCAGTTTCGCCGAACTCGTCGTGGTGTCGGAAGCGATCGCGCGAGGCGTGGGCCCCGGCCCATCGGATGACGCCGTCGCACTCACCGACGCCTTCGCGGTCGGCGAGTTCTACGTCCGCTCAGCCAGATTGGAACCGGGCGAGATCCCCATCGTGATCGGTGCGGGCGCTATCGGACTGTCCGCGGTGACGGCGCTGGCCCGCCGCGGTATCGAACCGATCATCGTCTCGGACTATCACGCCGACCGGCGGACACTGGCCTGCAAGGAGTTCGGTGCGCACATCGCCGTCGACCCGGCTGAACGCTCACCGATGGACCTCTGGCGTGAAGTCCGCGCCGAACGCAATCTGTGGGGCCCGGCCGTGGTGTTCGAGTGCGTCGGCGCATCCGGCCTGATCCAGAAGATCGTCGAGGAGGCCGAGATGGGTACCCGCATCTACTGTGCGGGCGGCTGGTACACCGGGGACACACTCGACATCACCACTGCCACCCGCCAGGGGGTCACCCTGCAATTCGGCGGCGGGCCCTGGCCGCAGGACTGGTACGGGACGCTGGATGCGATCGTCGCCGGAGACCTGGATCCCACACCCAGCATCGGGATGGTGGTACCGCTCGACGAGGTTCCCGACGCGCTCGACCTGGCCCGCCGGTCAGCGGGACCGGCCCGAATCATTGTGCATCCGAACGGAGATCACGCATGA
- a CDS encoding nuclear transport factor 2 family protein gives MNYHEDRADIVDVLVRYATGIDRRDWPLFRTVFTDDCVLDYGEIGQWNGVDAVTEFMDQSHAMAGHTMHRLGNHAIAVDGDTAAARTYVDALIMAQDNTSGVNAVGFYDDELTRTADGWRIARRHFTPVRIANL, from the coding sequence ATGAACTACCACGAAGACCGCGCTGATATCGTTGACGTCCTGGTGCGTTACGCCACCGGGATCGACCGGCGGGACTGGCCGCTGTTCCGGACCGTGTTCACCGACGACTGCGTGCTGGACTACGGCGAGATCGGGCAGTGGAACGGGGTGGATGCCGTCACCGAGTTCATGGATCAATCCCACGCGATGGCCGGGCACACCATGCACCGGCTGGGCAACCACGCCATCGCCGTCGACGGTGACACCGCGGCGGCCCGCACCTACGTCGATGCACTGATCATGGCTCAGGACAACACCTCCGGGGTCAATGCCGTCGGCTTCTACGACGACGAACTGACGCGGACCGCCGATGGCTGGCGCATAGCGCGCCGCCACTTCACCCCGGTCCGGATCGCAAATCTCTGA
- a CDS encoding SDR family NAD(P)-dependent oxidoreductase → MAGASDGVGAAMAEELARRGLNVVLLARRQALLDEVAAGITARTGVETRTLAIDLAAPEAAGEVIAATEDLDIGFLVYCAGADPRFQPFLSSPLADAESLVQRNCMVPMQLCHRYAQPMVERGRGGIVIFGSGAGFAGGPNMVAYGASKAFDMVFAEALWTELHDKGVDVLGLILGKTDTPALRKLEHERGQISSPEETPPGAASVDDVVAAAFANLTDGPTCLVGPEIQAAAQLMASVSRNDAVRFIAQAVTAAMGS, encoded by the coding sequence GTGGCCGGGGCCTCCGACGGCGTCGGCGCGGCGATGGCCGAAGAGTTGGCGCGTCGGGGCCTCAACGTGGTGCTGCTGGCCCGGCGCCAGGCGTTACTCGATGAGGTGGCGGCAGGTATCACGGCGCGTACCGGTGTCGAAACCCGCACGCTGGCCATCGATCTGGCTGCGCCAGAGGCTGCCGGTGAAGTGATCGCTGCGACCGAGGATCTCGATATCGGTTTCCTGGTCTACTGCGCTGGGGCAGATCCGCGCTTCCAGCCGTTCCTGTCCAGCCCGCTCGCGGACGCCGAATCGCTGGTGCAGCGCAACTGCATGGTGCCGATGCAGTTGTGCCACCGCTATGCCCAGCCCATGGTGGAGCGGGGTCGGGGCGGCATCGTCATCTTCGGGTCAGGGGCCGGATTTGCGGGCGGGCCGAACATGGTGGCCTACGGCGCGAGCAAGGCGTTCGACATGGTGTTCGCCGAGGCGCTGTGGACCGAACTGCACGACAAGGGCGTCGACGTCCTCGGGCTGATCCTCGGCAAGACCGACACCCCGGCCCTGCGCAAGCTCGAACATGAACGCGGTCAGATCTCCTCCCCTGAGGAGACACCGCCGGGCGCAGCATCCGTCGACGATGTGGTGGCGGCCGCATTCGCCAACCTCACCGACGGGCCGACCTGCCTGGTGGGCCCAGAGATTCAGGCGGCCGCGCAGCTGATGGCGTCGGTGAGCCGCAACGATGCGGTGCGGTTCATCGCGCAGGCGGTCACGGCGGCGATGGGCAGCTGA
- a CDS encoding SRPBCC family protein, which produces MGRLYRYTDFRRVAADPAVVWEIVSNHERMSEWTPARRVVLESLGSPDRNGVGAIRALHMFGPVIRELITVFEPPTTLQYRLMSGLPFREYTGQITVEPTETGSLISTVISFRTIIPGTQILVAIAMRVASAGAVRMACRQRPPRIGDA; this is translated from the coding sequence ATGGGGCGGCTTTACCGGTATACCGATTTTCGTCGCGTCGCCGCGGACCCCGCCGTCGTTTGGGAGATTGTCTCCAACCATGAACGCATGTCCGAGTGGACACCTGCTCGCAGGGTAGTTCTGGAAAGTCTCGGTAGCCCTGATCGAAACGGCGTGGGCGCAATACGCGCCCTTCACATGTTCGGACCTGTTATCCGGGAACTCATCACAGTGTTCGAGCCGCCGACGACGCTGCAGTACCGCTTGATGTCAGGCCTGCCCTTTCGCGAGTACACAGGCCAGATCACCGTCGAGCCCACGGAAACCGGCAGCCTGATATCGACGGTTATCAGCTTCCGCACGATCATCCCGGGCACACAGATTCTCGTCGCCATCGCGATGCGTGTTGCCAGTGCGGGTGCAGTCCGCATGGCGTGCAGGCAGCGACCGCCGCGAATAGGTGACGCTTAG
- a CDS encoding DUF222 domain-containing protein, translating into MYVRIMQAGAVEAVAALRAAFDAFAACDVGVLSRAELLAVMDEYETLSCQLPASWHRLLARLQAQSTPRELGAKSWNEVLRVRWRLSSTEASRRLGEAAELGPRRALTGQPLPPVLPVVAAAVGAGLLTAEHVKVLREVVGRLPGFVDQSTRDQFEADLVRVAVGVGPKELKDTAELRLFLLDQDGPEPDDTERARRRGVTTAKQGRDAMTALMANLTPEAAAVMEVLFARFAAPGMCNPDDEQPCTSGTPSQAQIDNDHRSLAQRQHDALLVIGRIALMTDLGQLNGLPVSIIVRTTLQDLESRAGIGVSGGGTKIPIKDVIRMGAHASHYLAIFDQATGAALNYFRARRIASPAQRIMLIARDGGCTKPGCTVGAYGCQAHHDNDWAKGGNTNVDDMTLACGPDNRSVDDDGGYTTTINDHGEVEWHPPPDLDHGQRRINYHHRPELLLTPPNDSDGQGDGHGAGVGVGVGDEPHQNLNQDPRPASPPGPEPERDQEPEYDPGPECHPEPEYHPEPNPEPAWQFAPDPEPDWHLAPDPQWVPDWDLGWDDLNQPTPLNIEHLWNTTAFDPATLTSGPIDRPTHDSKAVRGP; encoded by the coding sequence ATGTATGTTCGAATCATGCAGGCGGGTGCGGTCGAGGCGGTGGCGGCGTTACGGGCCGCGTTCGACGCGTTCGCCGCGTGCGATGTGGGGGTGCTGTCGCGGGCTGAACTGTTGGCGGTCATGGATGAGTACGAGACGCTGAGCTGTCAGCTGCCGGCGTCGTGGCATCGGCTGCTGGCCCGGTTGCAGGCCCAGTCCACACCGCGGGAGTTGGGGGCCAAGTCGTGGAATGAGGTGTTGCGGGTCCGGTGGCGCCTGTCGAGCACTGAGGCTTCCCGCCGGCTGGGCGAGGCGGCCGAGTTGGGGCCACGCCGCGCCCTGACCGGCCAACCGCTACCGCCGGTGTTGCCGGTGGTCGCCGCGGCGGTGGGCGCGGGGTTGCTCACCGCCGAGCACGTCAAGGTGCTGCGTGAGGTGGTCGGTCGGTTGCCCGGGTTTGTCGATCAGAGCACCCGGGACCAGTTCGAGGCCGACCTGGTCCGGGTCGCGGTCGGGGTCGGGCCCAAAGAACTCAAAGACACCGCCGAACTGCGACTGTTCCTGCTCGATCAGGACGGCCCCGAACCCGATGACACCGAACGCGCCCGCCGGCGTGGGGTGACGACGGCCAAACAGGGCCGCGATGCCATGACGGCGTTGATGGCCAATCTCACCCCCGAGGCGGCGGCGGTGATGGAGGTGCTGTTCGCCCGGTTCGCCGCGCCGGGCATGTGCAACCCCGACGACGAGCAACCCTGCACGTCCGGCACCCCCAGCCAAGCCCAGATCGACAACGATCACCGCAGCCTGGCCCAACGCCAACACGACGCGCTGCTGGTCATCGGGCGCATCGCGTTGATGACCGACCTGGGTCAGCTCAACGGGCTACCGGTGTCGATCATCGTGCGCACCACCCTGCAAGACCTCGAATCACGCGCCGGGATCGGAGTGTCGGGCGGGGGCACCAAAATCCCCATCAAAGACGTCATCCGGATGGGCGCCCACGCCAGTCACTACCTGGCGATCTTCGACCAGGCCACCGGAGCGGCGCTGAACTATTTCCGGGCCCGCCGCATCGCCAGCCCCGCCCAACGCATCATGCTCATCGCCCGCGACGGCGGCTGCACCAAACCCGGCTGCACCGTCGGTGCCTACGGCTGCCAAGCCCACCACGACAATGACTGGGCCAAAGGCGGCAACACCAACGTCGACGACATGACCCTGGCCTGCGGCCCCGACAACCGCTCGGTCGACGACGACGGCGGCTACACCACCACCATCAACGACCACGGGGAAGTCGAATGGCACCCCCCACCCGACCTCGACCACGGCCAACGCCGCATCAACTACCACCACCGCCCCGAACTCCTACTCACCCCACCCAACGACAGCGACGGTCAGGGCGACGGACACGGCGCGGGCGTGGGCGTGGGCGTGGGCGACGAACCGCACCAGAACCTCAACCAGGACCCACGGCCCGCGTCGCCCCCGGGCCCAGAACCCGAACGCGACCAGGAGCCCGAATACGACCCGGGGCCCGAATGCCACCCGGAGCCTGAATACCACCCGGAGCCAAACCCCGAACCCGCGTGGCAGTTCGCGCCAGACCCCGAACCCGATTGGCACCTGGCCCCCGACCCACAGTGGGTACCCGACTGGGACCTGGGCTGGGACGACCTGAACCAACCCACCCCACTCAACATCGAACACCTCTGGAACACCACAGCATTCGACCCGGCAACCCTCACCTCAGGGCCGATCGACCGCCCCACCCACGACAGCAAAGCAGTCCGCGGACCCTAA